The window CATGTTAATCCTAGCAccactggtgccgactgcaatGGTATAATAAAAAATCTAATGGACTCATAGCAGTGCACCTTGCAGgaccacgccaggtggctccctccccactatactctggttctcctgatagtagtgatgtggtagtagtaatgtcatgatatttgattaggactaatcaacaggtacagttggtcaaatcctaatttgttccagtccttcttacctccaggtgtgcacatcctttattcatgtacattctgggggctttattcagtaaaaacctgTATAAttcaattcctttttttttgacgTGGTCTTGAAAGGAGTTTGTgcttcaccagccatgaacttcACCGCTTATCGGGACACTGTAAAGTCAATCACAGACCTCCAGACGTATACTTGAGTTCAAATCACACTGACAGCTTTATTGTCAATGCATTAAACTGTCATTGATTACAATTCCAGGGCTAAAACTTATTAAAATTCATAGAAGCCAGCAAAGAAACATTTCCCGCCACTACGGGCCAAGTCTGTTGCTTCCTTCCAGTAACGCCCCTAAACAATCAAGCAGTGTACACCGAGTGCCCTCTACTGACCAAACCAAGTaatgaaaactaaaacaaagcagACATGACACAATTTAAGCTGTACATTGGAAAACAACACTTTATTATGTACTGCATTCAATGTCCAGAATAAAATACAAGATCAGACAAAAATTATTCAATTTTTCAGTAAAACTGAATAATTTTGTCAATTTGTGCGTAAATTCTTTGAGTATTCTTTAGCTGcatggtggctgagtggttagcacacagtcacacaagccacacagtcaggaaatcgggaagacctgggttcgaatatccgctgggcattttctgtgcgagtttgcatgttctccctgtgcatgcatgttctccgggtactccggtttcctcccatgcatgttaggttaattggcgactctgaattgtccataggtgtgaatggttgtttgtctatatgtgccctgcgattggctggcgaccagtcagccgggtgtaccccgcctctcacccaaaggtgggataggctccagcatacccccaaatcaacaatgcaaaataagaaaaaaaaaaagcaaaaactactattttGCTCTCACTGAAATCCTTCAAAGGCCTCCTGAAAGCAGTCCGTACACCAATGAGTGAATCATAAGAACttaagtcagtaaaaggaatcaaatCACAACTTTCCAGCATTTAGTGATGACAGCATACAGTCAAATAAAACACCTTCAACTACAAATAAAACCACTGCAGTCAGCATGTCTTTCTTTTCGCACATTAGTAAAAACAAGATGCATTTATTCAACAAAGACACATGCAAAGAATATTACAACACAGTGACTGCAAGGAAGTCAGGCGAGTCAAACAGTAGACCCTCAgtgactctgcatgtgtcttttCCAAGAGCACTTCCAAGAAAATGTGTCGCCACAatatgagcaactaaaaggtttttctcctgtgtgtattctcatgtgtgatttcatgtttgtctttcgattgaagcgtttaccacagtctgagcaactaaaaggtttttctcctgtgtgtgttctcatgtgtgattgcaTGTGTGCCTTTCGATTGAAGCATTTACCGCAGTCTGAGCAatgaaaaggtttttctcctgtgtgtattctcatgtgtgattgcaTGGTTGTCTTGTGAatgaagcgtttaccacagtctgagcaatgaaaatgtttttctcccgtgtgcgttctcatgtgtgattgcaTGTGTGCCTTTTGAGTGAAGCGTTTATCACAGTCTGAGCAatgaaaaggtttttctccagtgtgtgttctcatgtgttgagtcaaattaccCGTACAAGAAAAGCTTTTATCGCAAACTGAGCAGTTAAAACGTTTACCTGTCTTCGTTTTAGAGCTTTCTGAGTTTTTGTTGCCAGTGTGACTCGTCAtgtcaccttcacagtctgtatcgctgctcagaGATTCTTGGTTGTAGTTGCTGTCTTCATCTTCTGTCTTCTGTCCTCTGTCTTCAGgggagtgtgacgttgtgtcgtgaccatctgatagtggagctaagaggttgtcatgtgttgcttctgttgtcatgtgttgcagtgaGCTGCTGCATGAAGGCTCCGACTCTCTCTTCTCCTTGCTTGGACTacgatgaagctgtgaggactcaggtggtttgtcttcatggtcctCGGTCACCGCAGAGACTCCAGTCAGTAGCAATCTGgcgagatcagcctcctctggccctagaagatgctctccctcctgagtgataGACAGTTCTTCATCCTCTTCTTTAACATGGGGGGGTGGCTCcatctcttcctctttaacatacgGGGTCTGTGGCTctgcctcttcctctttaatgtcacccacattaaggaggaggagccacagcccacccggctgtggctcctcctcttcctcttttacATAGAGGGGCTgtggctgtggctcctcctcttcttctagTAGTAGTTCCGCCTGCTCCAAAGTGGAGCTGCCACTCTGTGGCTGAGCGGGACATTCATCTTGAcgaccaatcagctgctggatgtctgcaggacacaaacaggaATTATCGTGGAAGCTTATTGTAAGCTGTACATTTTTTACTCTTTAGTTTTTATGATGGGTTCTTGAAATTTTCATGTCTGTTTCCGTCCGCAAAACTGGTGTCAGGAGCTAATTTGAAATACCTGTGTGCCCATTCCACGCCCTATAGTAGTGCATAGTATCTTCCAGGATATGCCCAAGTTTTCTTTCATAACATTGTTTCATTAATATATACTAATATAACACCATGGTTAGCCCATTTCAAAAGTCAAGTAAAATCTGTCCTGTTCTGTTGCAATGTCATTTTTTAGGACAGAGACtattttcttatatttcttttagggctgtcaaatgatgaaaatTTCTGATTAGATTTCTAAAATTAAATTTCTAGACGGTTTCTAAactatttaatcatgattaatcaccatttgcaactatgtctgaaatgtttactgtattttattgaatactgtattttattgaaagaaagacctttgaggaagtgtcgttcagATGAAAGGACGAGAGAcgcgtttgtgagttggagatacacatatggtgttggaattgcacagctgttgtgttcaggtgagggcaaagttataaaagagcatcagactagGTTTGACACTGTGGGGACGCCAGACTTGCGTCTGTCTATTGTCATAACATCGAGGTGTGGCTTGCATGATgtgtatgcgttaattacgctaaaaaagcgcaattcatgaaataaattagttgccGCCATTTCTGACAGGCcaaattttttatatatacagtatctgtgctATAACCTCCCGCTGTGACCTCCTTTAAGATGAACTTAAAAAGCTTCCGAACTCTAGCAATCtcatggaatgtttttgttaaaAAGTCCCAGTTTAATAAGTCAATGCTCCTTTGGGCGCCATTGTATAGCAGAACTATTTATGTCAGGGCTGACCATCGGAACTAGAGCATGACCGATTTATCGGCGGGCCAATGATGACGTGTCACCAATTAATCAATATGGGTGAATATGTAACCAGCGtattaactttttttgctgCGCGGTGATTCCGTCATGCTCTTCTTGTGCGTCTCTCTGTGCTGCTCCCTGCACGAGTACCtggcccctccccctcacacacTAACACAAAGCGAGGTGCTGCTCTTCCGGCCTCACTCGCTCGGCTGCagcacaaaaatggccaaacaagctacatttatttacaccatggtaagctgtgactttgtaaagcaataaaacactaCACTTTAGTACCATGATGTCAGCGCCCGTCAAAAACATTCTAGTTTTCACGCACATTTTAGAGAgcatattacagtgttttaaCGTCGTGTAAGTTGCATCTCCATGAGATAAAGaaagatagatgcaactgttaatccacatgtccaccatatattttatgatttatacattttttttgatagcgctgcaaaccctcgttgttctctcaatgagctacATGAGGCAGTCACCTGAAATgattttcacttcacaggtgtgccttgtcagggtaacttagtggaatttcctgctttattaatggggttgggaccatcagttgtgttgtgtgtgtccaaacttctgccctatactacagtatatattgaccgatattaatTAATTGGTGATAGGTCATAATCAGCCGGCCGATAAATTGGTCGGGCTCTATttgatatattgcatgtttcgaaagcagctacattgcaACATAAAATGTACTTTAGTCCCTTGCATTAAGCCTAGTAAAGTGATGCATCACAGCAAATTGAGGAGTGTTAATTTTTTGGTGTTGATGAGAATCTTGAAGTTGGAGTGTGAATTTTACACTATTTGGAGTTGATctaacactgcattttcttacaaatgttaaatttaacactggatcatgaaagtgttgtagttaaaatggagtgttgaaaatgttcaaatcttgttagtgtcacaataaagacattcaaCACTTCCACACTCCATTTAACACCTAACAGTGTTCACTGTCTTAAGCTCCGCCCACGGACATTTCATTTAGACTCCACCCCTCACTTCACGTTGCTGAAATGAAAAGCAGATGGAAGAAGTTGACAATTAGGAATCATTTTGCATCAGTAGGTAAGTAAAcgtttaaatactgtagatgaacTAATGAATTGTGTTGTACCTTGTTTACACATAAAAAACGTTAGTTTTTGTTGTGATATTTAAGACTAATAAACTGAGGCAGCTGTTTCCACCCAAAgcctttgctaatgttagcttgtgtttttgctaagttatattttctatttagtgTTGCTGTGAGCTGAATCGGCACTGCCTGTGCAACATTTGGCAAAGTAAGTGAACGCTACGTTATATCTTAATTTTTAATGAGCTAATGGCTAACTAGCTAATTGGCACGAGGAGCCCCCACATGTAGACCTGCTGGCCCACAGCAAAGGACTTGATATGctgtacaagatacaagatatcaAGGTTGGGCAACTGTAATTGttactttaacttaaaaataattgtcaggcgtgtgttggaagtgaactacacaatttttttttagaatgatgcatctttatttttcttcttgattCACAGAAAACCTTTGCTGGAGTCTTACATGAATGTGGTaagtaatatcttttttttttaatcaaggcATAATAAGCCCTGCAACTGTGGcaattccatatttattttattggtttagtaggatgttttatattattattttatttattcttattctcagaGGTGGATGGAGATGTGTAGACTCCACTATCCCTTCACCCCAGTTATCGCCAGTTGGTGCGAGCCTCCACTCTTGCCAACTACATCCCATTCATCAGGTTCGACAATTTATCCTTCAGCCCACAAGAGGAacccaacagaaccaatggATCAGGATGAAGCATGACAGGTAAGCTTTgagcaaataaatgtaaaattaatattatcaatgatacatagtgtttttatgcatgacattgttttattgaaaaatcctcttgaattcccatgaacacactatatatcattttaatatttttggaacAAAGTCCGTGGTGTTTTGAGGGCCAATCCGAAAGGTGAGGAAATCTTCAAGGAGTGCACCAAGACTGAAACACTCACCGATGCAAGGTGTAAACAGATGGTGAACATCCTGGTTGCAGATATGATGGAGCTGCATGGGTAAGAAGAACTTCCCCCTTTCCATTAGAACAGTCATTCCATGTAAGACCATGTACTGTGGGAATGGTTCTATCTGTGATCATTAACtatgatttgttttgaaagGAGAGTTCCGCCATCATGTGTGATGAGAAATTACGCCCTGAGaattgtgacttgttttccATACCTCAAAGATCCATTCTCCAAACCTGGATATGCAAGTGTCTTTTCAATGTAAAACCCAAAgtactgtgtttgtttttcctttaggtGTGTTTGTATTCAAATCTTGTTTCAAATATGTTCATAGGATGCTTAGCTTAGCCGCAGTGGCTcaagaggtagagcaggtcgtccagaaatcgTAAGGTTGGTTCGATCCTTGcgcccagtcactgttgtgtcctaCACGGCTCTCAAAGCCGTTCCAAGACTGTTTCTTCATGATGGTCCAAAAACCAGAGGAGAATATCTGTTAACTGGTCAACAGCTGTTTGGTGAGGAGTGCAAGGAGGCACTATCTACAATAAGACATTAAACCGATGAATCCATGGTCAAAGAAGATGAGACCAACTTTCCAGTATCGACAGAATATGATCCAAGCGGAAGATGTATCATCGTCTGTCCTTGATGTGTTCACTCGCTTCCTTGATGTTCCAGGATTGGTAAGGAAATCTTTAGTATTTAGACTAGTTCAGTATTAGATTACCCATTACGTCAACCATTTGTAAACCTGTAGGCCTACAGgatatgaaatattcatgtcttgtttcTAGATTGACCAGGATTTCTCAATGATGTTTGCTGATGAAGTATCTCAGAGGTTCCTGGCTAAGTGGTCAACTGTCTTCAAAGCAAAAGTCATTGCAGACTTCAAGACTCTCCCGCAAAAGCGGAACATCGATGAGTTGCTGTCAGGAACTGAACCTCAACCTGATGACAGCTGTGGTCAGTAGAAACAGTTCTGTATTACGCAAATAACttcaaatattttttcccagctgttttaaaaatgatttttttccttttaggcTGGGGCAGTGATACATCCTCCATCATTCTACTCCTGCATCTGCTCCCTCTGACCTCTAGAGGCcaggaaaaaaacccagcaaagatCAGTTTGTCAAGCAGCCAACCATCTTCTCAGACATCTTAAGGTATGCAAAGGTCCATTTTTACGTATCAAAATATGATTTCTGTCTAAAAGCATTCATTTTAGGTTGCAGATGTTCTTGAATCGGCTAATTGCGTTGATTCAATGTCGTATTCGTAATAAGGTGTGCTAAACGCCTGAGAAATGGAAACCATGCAAAGGggttttaattgttgttgttgcccttTTCACCCACAGGAAGGAGCCAGTGTGACCCCCTTCCATGACTGTTGACACAAGACAACCATTTCTCCTCTGCATCAGTGAGCGAAGGTGACATCCAGAGGGTTTGCATGATTGACCAAAAGCCGATTACAtgcaaggcacatacatttattgcagcttttgatGAACTGTTCAAAGCTCACTATGTCTTCAGTCTCTCATATGGTTAAAAATGGATAAGAGCAAACATTTGGGTCTGAATGCTGCCCAGTCATGGTGTCTTCTATGTAACACTCCACTTATATTTGGTGATGTCATTGAAAGGAAGAATGATCACTggaacttcctcctccttttgatgCAGATTGTCAACATACCTGTATTGTTCTCCTACACCATAACTGATGGAATGATCCTTTACTTGAAACATCTGATAAGTGACCACCACACTCGGTACAAAGCATTGCTGCCTGGTAAGAAGTTGATTCCCAAGCACGGCTTGATGATACACTATCCAAGACGCATACAAAAAATTGGCCCTCTTTTCCAGACGTGGTGAATGCGTTTTTGAAGCCAAACACAATTTTTTCAAAAGGCGtggttaaaatttttaaaaatctcagCCGTTTGTCGTGGCCTTTCACtatgaaaattattattttagaagatTTGGCCCTACATCAAAAACAATCTGCAACTTGAAAGGAGGGGAGGAGCGTGGTCAGGTATGTCTGCAAGCATCCTCCAAATGTGTCAAGTACCAACTGGGTGAGAAGTTACGGTATAGAGTACCATGTTAGTGTGTTCATATGTACTGGATGTAGCTTTGATCTACCTGTGTTCAAGAAGATCTGtgatataataaaacacaaagaatgtgCTTTCATAATAGCTGTAATGTAGAAACAATGTACTATGATGACCTGTTTAACGCGT is drawn from Dunckerocampus dactyliophorus isolate RoL2022-P2 chromosome 9, RoL_Ddac_1.1, whole genome shotgun sequence and contains these coding sequences:
- the LOC129188214 gene encoding zinc finger protein 37-like isoform X1, giving the protein MPDRCVAGFCSNTREEGISLFRFPKDPIRRDKWTRQVQRTRTKWTPSNSSVLCSAHFEDSCFDTIPQIKESLGLSVFYRRVLVPSAVPTIFPRPRPGANENTSTYAYGNSQSQKARRRSAVKKRAKLTMLNELLCQQVETALASQTDTVPADSAYCLEETHRDAETQFATEMRPPSRTVTTQYRRRGPCKDIQQLIGRQDECPAQPQSGSSTLEQAELLLEEEEEPQPQPLYVKEEEEEPQPGGLWLLLLNVGDIKEEEAEPQTPYVKEEEMEPPPHVKEEDEELSITQEGEHLLGPEEADLARLLLTGVSAVTEDHEDKPPESSQLHRSPSKEKRESEPSCSSSLQHMTTEATHDNLLAPLSDGHDTTSHSPEDRGQKTEDEDSNYNQESLSSDTDCEGDMTSHTGNKNSESSKTKTGKRFNCSVCDKSFSCTGNLTQHMRTHTGEKPFHCSDCDKRFTQKAHMQSHMRTHTGEKHFHCSDCGKRFIHKTTMQSHMRIHTGEKPFHCSDCGKCFNRKAHMQSHMRTHTGEKPFSCSDCGKRFNRKTNMKSHMRIHTGEKPFSCSYCGDTFSWKCSWKRHMQSH
- the LOC129188214 gene encoding zinc finger protein 37-like isoform X2 → MNFFVNKWRQLWLRKLIQCQPTLEETHRDAETQFATEMRPPSRTVTTQYRRRGPCKDIQQLIGRQDECPAQPQSGSSTLEQAELLLEEEEEPQPQPLYVKEEEEEPQPGGLWLLLLNVGDIKEEEAEPQTPYVKEEEMEPPPHVKEEDEELSITQEGEHLLGPEEADLARLLLTGVSAVTEDHEDKPPESSQLHRSPSKEKRESEPSCSSSLQHMTTEATHDNLLAPLSDGHDTTSHSPEDRGQKTEDEDSNYNQESLSSDTDCEGDMTSHTGNKNSESSKTKTGKRFNCSVCDKSFSCTGNLTQHMRTHTGEKPFHCSDCDKRFTQKAHMQSHMRTHTGEKHFHCSDCGKRFIHKTTMQSHMRIHTGEKPFHCSDCGKCFNRKAHMQSHMRTHTGEKPFSCSDCGKRFNRKTNMKSHMRIHTGEKPFSCSYCGDTFSWKCSWKRHMQSH